A window of the Sardina pilchardus chromosome 21, fSarPil1.1, whole genome shotgun sequence genome harbors these coding sequences:
- the LOC134068355 gene encoding heterogeneous nuclear ribonucleoprotein H-like isoform X1: MLGQNMADGEGYVVRVRGLPWSCSVDEVQRFFSEECKIASNGSSIHFTYTREGRPSGEAFVEFDSEEDLKIAVKKDRETMGHRYVEVFKSNNVEMDWVLKHTGPNCPETAGDGLVRLRGLPFGCSKEEIVQFFAGLEIVPNGITLPVDFQGRSTGEAFVQFASQDIAEKALKKHKERIGHRYIEIFKSSRAEVRTHYEPQRKPMGMQRPGPYDRPGVGRGYNSLGRGGSFDRMRRGGYGGGVSDGRYGDGGSSFQSTTGHCVHMRGLPYRATETDIYNFFSPLNPVRVHIEIGPDGRVTGEADVEFATHEDAVAAMSKDKANMQHRYVELFLNSTAGGSNGGYGSQMMGAMANQSSYGSSSQQLGSGYSGGYSSQNSMGGYRDYSNQGGMNSSYYGGGSRGSMGMNGLNSGMSMGAGWGM; this comes from the exons AT GCTTGGTCAGAATATGGCAGATGGTGAGGGATATGTCGTCCGTGTACGAGGTCTACCCTGGTCTTGTTCAGTGGATGAAGTTCAGCGTTTTTTCTCTG AAGAATGCAAAATAGCAAGCAATGGCAGCAGCATCCACTTTACATATACAAGAGAAGGACGACCCAGTGGAGAGGCCTTTGTGGAGTTTGATTCAGAGGAAGATTTGAAAATAGCCgtcaagaaagacagagaaacaatGGGCCACAGATATGTGGAAG tgTTCAAATCCAATAATGTAGAAATGGACTGGGTCCTGAAGCACACCGGGCCTAACTGTCCAGAGACTGCAGGAGATGGCCTGGTGAGACTGAGGGGTCTTCCCTTCGGATGCAGCAAAGAAGAAATTGTTCAGTTTTTTGCAG GGTTGGAAATCGTGCCAAATGGGATAACATTGCCGGTGGACTTCCAGGGGAGGAGTACGGGGGAGGCCTTCGTGCAGTTTGCTTCACAGGATATAGCTGAAAAGGCTCTAAAGAAACACAAGGAAAGAATAGGGCACAG GTACATTGAGATCTTCAAGAGCAGCCGTGCGGAGGTGCGGACGCACTATGAGCCTCAGCGTAAGCCCATGGGCATGCAGCGCCCCGGGCCCTACGACCGGCCAGGCGTGGGCCGCGGCTACAACAGTCTGGGCCGCGGAGGCTCCTTTGACCGCATGCGCCGTGGAGGATACGGAGGAG GTGTGTCAGATGGCCGGTACGGTGATGGCGGCTCTTCGTTTCAGAGCACGACAGGCCACTGTGTTCACATGAGGGGACTTCCCTACAGAGCCACTGAGACAGACATCTATAAT TTCTTCTCGCCACTGAATCCTGTTCGGGTCCACATAGAGATCGGACCAGACGGCCGGGTCACTGGTGAAGCAGACGTAGAATTTGCCACGCATGAGGATGCAGTAGCCGCCATGTCCAAGGACAAAGCCAACATGC AGCATCGCTATGTAGAACTATTCCTGAACTcaacagcagggggcagcaaTGGTGGTTATGGCAGCCAGATGATGGGAGCGATGG CCAACCAGTCATCCTACGGGTCCAGCAGTCAGCAGCTAGGCTCTGGCTACAGTGGAGGCTACAGCAGTCAGAACAGTATGGGAGGCTACAGAGACTACA GTAATCAGGGCGGGATGAACAGCAGTTACTATGGTGGCGGTAGCCGTGGCTCCATGGGCATGAATGGCCTGAACAGCGGTATGAGCATGGGGGCAGGGTGGGGGATGTAG
- the LOC134068355 gene encoding heterogeneous nuclear ribonucleoprotein H-like isoform X4 encodes MADGEGYVVRVRGLPWSCSVDEVQRFFSECKIASNGSSIHFTYTREGRPSGEAFVEFDSEEDLKIAVKKDRETMGHRYVEVFKSNNVEMDWVLKHTGPNCPETAGDGLVRLRGLPFGCSKEEIVQFFAGLEIVPNGITLPVDFQGRSTGEAFVQFASQDIAEKALKKHKERIGHRYIEIFKSSRAEVRTHYEPQRKPMGMQRPGPYDRPGVGRGYNSLGRGGSFDRMRRGGYGGGVSDGRYGDGGSSFQSTTGHCVHMRGLPYRATETDIYNFFSPLNPVRVHIEIGPDGRVTGEADVEFATHEDAVAAMSKDKANMQHRYVELFLNSTAGGSNGGYGSQMMGAMANQSSYGSSSQQLGSGYSGGYSSQNSMGGYRDYSNQGGMNSSYYGGGSRGSMGMNGLNSGMSMGAGWGM; translated from the exons ATGGCAGATGGTGAGGGATATGTCGTCCGTGTACGAGGTCTACCCTGGTCTTGTTCAGTGGATGAAGTTCAGCGTTTTTTCTCTG AATGCAAAATAGCAAGCAATGGCAGCAGCATCCACTTTACATATACAAGAGAAGGACGACCCAGTGGAGAGGCCTTTGTGGAGTTTGATTCAGAGGAAGATTTGAAAATAGCCgtcaagaaagacagagaaacaatGGGCCACAGATATGTGGAAG tgTTCAAATCCAATAATGTAGAAATGGACTGGGTCCTGAAGCACACCGGGCCTAACTGTCCAGAGACTGCAGGAGATGGCCTGGTGAGACTGAGGGGTCTTCCCTTCGGATGCAGCAAAGAAGAAATTGTTCAGTTTTTTGCAG GGTTGGAAATCGTGCCAAATGGGATAACATTGCCGGTGGACTTCCAGGGGAGGAGTACGGGGGAGGCCTTCGTGCAGTTTGCTTCACAGGATATAGCTGAAAAGGCTCTAAAGAAACACAAGGAAAGAATAGGGCACAG GTACATTGAGATCTTCAAGAGCAGCCGTGCGGAGGTGCGGACGCACTATGAGCCTCAGCGTAAGCCCATGGGCATGCAGCGCCCCGGGCCCTACGACCGGCCAGGCGTGGGCCGCGGCTACAACAGTCTGGGCCGCGGAGGCTCCTTTGACCGCATGCGCCGTGGAGGATACGGAGGAG GTGTGTCAGATGGCCGGTACGGTGATGGCGGCTCTTCGTTTCAGAGCACGACAGGCCACTGTGTTCACATGAGGGGACTTCCCTACAGAGCCACTGAGACAGACATCTATAAT TTCTTCTCGCCACTGAATCCTGTTCGGGTCCACATAGAGATCGGACCAGACGGCCGGGTCACTGGTGAAGCAGACGTAGAATTTGCCACGCATGAGGATGCAGTAGCCGCCATGTCCAAGGACAAAGCCAACATGC AGCATCGCTATGTAGAACTATTCCTGAACTcaacagcagggggcagcaaTGGTGGTTATGGCAGCCAGATGATGGGAGCGATGG CCAACCAGTCATCCTACGGGTCCAGCAGTCAGCAGCTAGGCTCTGGCTACAGTGGAGGCTACAGCAGTCAGAACAGTATGGGAGGCTACAGAGACTACA GTAATCAGGGCGGGATGAACAGCAGTTACTATGGTGGCGGTAGCCGTGGCTCCATGGGCATGAATGGCCTGAACAGCGGTATGAGCATGGGGGCAGGGTGGGGGATGTAG
- the LOC134068355 gene encoding heterogeneous nuclear ribonucleoprotein H-like isoform X3 yields the protein MADGEGYVVRVRGLPWSCSVDEVQRFFSEECKIASNGSSIHFTYTREGRPSGEAFVEFDSEEDLKIAVKKDRETMGHRYVEVFKSNNVEMDWVLKHTGPNCPETAGDGLVRLRGLPFGCSKEEIVQFFAGLEIVPNGITLPVDFQGRSTGEAFVQFASQDIAEKALKKHKERIGHRYIEIFKSSRAEVRTHYEPQRKPMGMQRPGPYDRPGVGRGYNSLGRGGSFDRMRRGGYGGGVSDGRYGDGGSSFQSTTGHCVHMRGLPYRATETDIYNFFSPLNPVRVHIEIGPDGRVTGEADVEFATHEDAVAAMSKDKANMQHRYVELFLNSTAGGSNGGYGSQMMGAMANQSSYGSSSQQLGSGYSGGYSSQNSMGGYRDYSNQGGMNSSYYGGGSRGSMGMNGLNSGMSMGAGWGM from the exons ATGGCAGATGGTGAGGGATATGTCGTCCGTGTACGAGGTCTACCCTGGTCTTGTTCAGTGGATGAAGTTCAGCGTTTTTTCTCTG AAGAATGCAAAATAGCAAGCAATGGCAGCAGCATCCACTTTACATATACAAGAGAAGGACGACCCAGTGGAGAGGCCTTTGTGGAGTTTGATTCAGAGGAAGATTTGAAAATAGCCgtcaagaaagacagagaaacaatGGGCCACAGATATGTGGAAG tgTTCAAATCCAATAATGTAGAAATGGACTGGGTCCTGAAGCACACCGGGCCTAACTGTCCAGAGACTGCAGGAGATGGCCTGGTGAGACTGAGGGGTCTTCCCTTCGGATGCAGCAAAGAAGAAATTGTTCAGTTTTTTGCAG GGTTGGAAATCGTGCCAAATGGGATAACATTGCCGGTGGACTTCCAGGGGAGGAGTACGGGGGAGGCCTTCGTGCAGTTTGCTTCACAGGATATAGCTGAAAAGGCTCTAAAGAAACACAAGGAAAGAATAGGGCACAG GTACATTGAGATCTTCAAGAGCAGCCGTGCGGAGGTGCGGACGCACTATGAGCCTCAGCGTAAGCCCATGGGCATGCAGCGCCCCGGGCCCTACGACCGGCCAGGCGTGGGCCGCGGCTACAACAGTCTGGGCCGCGGAGGCTCCTTTGACCGCATGCGCCGTGGAGGATACGGAGGAG GTGTGTCAGATGGCCGGTACGGTGATGGCGGCTCTTCGTTTCAGAGCACGACAGGCCACTGTGTTCACATGAGGGGACTTCCCTACAGAGCCACTGAGACAGACATCTATAAT TTCTTCTCGCCACTGAATCCTGTTCGGGTCCACATAGAGATCGGACCAGACGGCCGGGTCACTGGTGAAGCAGACGTAGAATTTGCCACGCATGAGGATGCAGTAGCCGCCATGTCCAAGGACAAAGCCAACATGC AGCATCGCTATGTAGAACTATTCCTGAACTcaacagcagggggcagcaaTGGTGGTTATGGCAGCCAGATGATGGGAGCGATGG CCAACCAGTCATCCTACGGGTCCAGCAGTCAGCAGCTAGGCTCTGGCTACAGTGGAGGCTACAGCAGTCAGAACAGTATGGGAGGCTACAGAGACTACA GTAATCAGGGCGGGATGAACAGCAGTTACTATGGTGGCGGTAGCCGTGGCTCCATGGGCATGAATGGCCTGAACAGCGGTATGAGCATGGGGGCAGGGTGGGGGATGTAG
- the LOC134068355 gene encoding heterogeneous nuclear ribonucleoprotein H-like isoform X2, translating to MLGQNMADGEGYVVRVRGLPWSCSVDEVQRFFSECKIASNGSSIHFTYTREGRPSGEAFVEFDSEEDLKIAVKKDRETMGHRYVEVFKSNNVEMDWVLKHTGPNCPETAGDGLVRLRGLPFGCSKEEIVQFFAGLEIVPNGITLPVDFQGRSTGEAFVQFASQDIAEKALKKHKERIGHRYIEIFKSSRAEVRTHYEPQRKPMGMQRPGPYDRPGVGRGYNSLGRGGSFDRMRRGGYGGGVSDGRYGDGGSSFQSTTGHCVHMRGLPYRATETDIYNFFSPLNPVRVHIEIGPDGRVTGEADVEFATHEDAVAAMSKDKANMQHRYVELFLNSTAGGSNGGYGSQMMGAMANQSSYGSSSQQLGSGYSGGYSSQNSMGGYRDYSNQGGMNSSYYGGGSRGSMGMNGLNSGMSMGAGWGM from the exons AT GCTTGGTCAGAATATGGCAGATGGTGAGGGATATGTCGTCCGTGTACGAGGTCTACCCTGGTCTTGTTCAGTGGATGAAGTTCAGCGTTTTTTCTCTG AATGCAAAATAGCAAGCAATGGCAGCAGCATCCACTTTACATATACAAGAGAAGGACGACCCAGTGGAGAGGCCTTTGTGGAGTTTGATTCAGAGGAAGATTTGAAAATAGCCgtcaagaaagacagagaaacaatGGGCCACAGATATGTGGAAG tgTTCAAATCCAATAATGTAGAAATGGACTGGGTCCTGAAGCACACCGGGCCTAACTGTCCAGAGACTGCAGGAGATGGCCTGGTGAGACTGAGGGGTCTTCCCTTCGGATGCAGCAAAGAAGAAATTGTTCAGTTTTTTGCAG GGTTGGAAATCGTGCCAAATGGGATAACATTGCCGGTGGACTTCCAGGGGAGGAGTACGGGGGAGGCCTTCGTGCAGTTTGCTTCACAGGATATAGCTGAAAAGGCTCTAAAGAAACACAAGGAAAGAATAGGGCACAG GTACATTGAGATCTTCAAGAGCAGCCGTGCGGAGGTGCGGACGCACTATGAGCCTCAGCGTAAGCCCATGGGCATGCAGCGCCCCGGGCCCTACGACCGGCCAGGCGTGGGCCGCGGCTACAACAGTCTGGGCCGCGGAGGCTCCTTTGACCGCATGCGCCGTGGAGGATACGGAGGAG GTGTGTCAGATGGCCGGTACGGTGATGGCGGCTCTTCGTTTCAGAGCACGACAGGCCACTGTGTTCACATGAGGGGACTTCCCTACAGAGCCACTGAGACAGACATCTATAAT TTCTTCTCGCCACTGAATCCTGTTCGGGTCCACATAGAGATCGGACCAGACGGCCGGGTCACTGGTGAAGCAGACGTAGAATTTGCCACGCATGAGGATGCAGTAGCCGCCATGTCCAAGGACAAAGCCAACATGC AGCATCGCTATGTAGAACTATTCCTGAACTcaacagcagggggcagcaaTGGTGGTTATGGCAGCCAGATGATGGGAGCGATGG CCAACCAGTCATCCTACGGGTCCAGCAGTCAGCAGCTAGGCTCTGGCTACAGTGGAGGCTACAGCAGTCAGAACAGTATGGGAGGCTACAGAGACTACA GTAATCAGGGCGGGATGAACAGCAGTTACTATGGTGGCGGTAGCCGTGGCTCCATGGGCATGAATGGCCTGAACAGCGGTATGAGCATGGGGGCAGGGTGGGGGATGTAG
- the LOC134068355 gene encoding heterogeneous nuclear ribonucleoprotein H-like isoform X5, protein MLGQNMADGEGYVVRVRGLPWSCSVDEVQRFFSEECKIASNGSSIHFTYTREGRPSGEAFVEFDSEEDLKIAVKKDRETMGHRYVEVFKSNNVEMDWVLKHTGPNCPETAGDGLVRLRGLPFGCSKEEIVQFFAGLEIVPNGITLPVDFQGRSTGEAFVQFASQDIAEKALKKHKERIGHRYIEIFKSSRAEVRTHYEPQRKPMGMQRPGPYDRPGVGRGYNSLGRGGSFDRMRRGGYGGGVSDGRYGDGGSSFQSTTGHCVHMRGLPYRATETDIYNFFSPLNPVRVHIEIGPDGRVTGEADVEFATHEDAVAAMSKDKANMQHRYVELFLNSTAGGSNGGYGSQMMGAMGNQGGMNSSYYGGGSRGSMGMNGLNSGMSMGAGWGM, encoded by the exons AT GCTTGGTCAGAATATGGCAGATGGTGAGGGATATGTCGTCCGTGTACGAGGTCTACCCTGGTCTTGTTCAGTGGATGAAGTTCAGCGTTTTTTCTCTG AAGAATGCAAAATAGCAAGCAATGGCAGCAGCATCCACTTTACATATACAAGAGAAGGACGACCCAGTGGAGAGGCCTTTGTGGAGTTTGATTCAGAGGAAGATTTGAAAATAGCCgtcaagaaagacagagaaacaatGGGCCACAGATATGTGGAAG tgTTCAAATCCAATAATGTAGAAATGGACTGGGTCCTGAAGCACACCGGGCCTAACTGTCCAGAGACTGCAGGAGATGGCCTGGTGAGACTGAGGGGTCTTCCCTTCGGATGCAGCAAAGAAGAAATTGTTCAGTTTTTTGCAG GGTTGGAAATCGTGCCAAATGGGATAACATTGCCGGTGGACTTCCAGGGGAGGAGTACGGGGGAGGCCTTCGTGCAGTTTGCTTCACAGGATATAGCTGAAAAGGCTCTAAAGAAACACAAGGAAAGAATAGGGCACAG GTACATTGAGATCTTCAAGAGCAGCCGTGCGGAGGTGCGGACGCACTATGAGCCTCAGCGTAAGCCCATGGGCATGCAGCGCCCCGGGCCCTACGACCGGCCAGGCGTGGGCCGCGGCTACAACAGTCTGGGCCGCGGAGGCTCCTTTGACCGCATGCGCCGTGGAGGATACGGAGGAG GTGTGTCAGATGGCCGGTACGGTGATGGCGGCTCTTCGTTTCAGAGCACGACAGGCCACTGTGTTCACATGAGGGGACTTCCCTACAGAGCCACTGAGACAGACATCTATAAT TTCTTCTCGCCACTGAATCCTGTTCGGGTCCACATAGAGATCGGACCAGACGGCCGGGTCACTGGTGAAGCAGACGTAGAATTTGCCACGCATGAGGATGCAGTAGCCGCCATGTCCAAGGACAAAGCCAACATGC AGCATCGCTATGTAGAACTATTCCTGAACTcaacagcagggggcagcaaTGGTGGTTATGGCAGCCAGATGATGGGAGCGATGG GTAATCAGGGCGGGATGAACAGCAGTTACTATGGTGGCGGTAGCCGTGGCTCCATGGGCATGAATGGCCTGAACAGCGGTATGAGCATGGGGGCAGGGTGGGGGATGTAG